From the genome of Pelodiscus sinensis isolate JC-2024 chromosome 12, ASM4963464v1, whole genome shotgun sequence, one region includes:
- the AKTIP gene encoding AKT-interacting protein isoform X1, whose protein sequence is MNPFWSMSTSSSRKRPEIEEKTLPGELKISPPRASIKKQLPSIPKNAVPMTKPASPAPSSQSTNGTHASYGPFYLEYSLLAEFTLVVKQKLPGVYVQPSYRSALMWFGVIFIRHGLYQDGVFKFTVYIPDNYPDGDCPRLVFDLPVFHPLVDPVSGELDVKRAFAKWRRNHNHIWQVLMYARRVFYKIDTTIPLNPEAAVLYEKDIQLFKSKVIDSIKLCSNHLFDQPKIEDPYAISFSPWNPTIHDEAREKMLTQKKKPEDQHCKSMQVSGLSWVKPGSVQPFSKEEKTMPT, encoded by the exons ATGAACCCTTTCTGGAGCATGTCTACAAGTTCCTCACGCAAG AGACCTGAAATTGAAGAAAAGACTCTGCCTGGAGAGTTGAAAATCAGTCCTCCACGTGCCTCTATAAAGAAACAGCTGCCTTCTATTCCAAAAAATGCTGTGCCGATGACCAAACCTGCTTCTCCTGCCCCTTCATCCCAGTCTACAAATGGAACACATGCCTCTTATGGGCCTTTCTACTTGGAATACTCTCTCCTTGCAGAATT CACTTTGGTTGTAAAGCAGAAGCTTCCAGGAGTCTACGTGCAGCCATCTTACAGATCAGCATTAA TGTGGTTTGGAGTAATATTCATAAGACATGGCCTCTACCAGGATGGTGTGTTCAAATTTACAGTCTACATCCCTGATAATTACCCGGATGGCGACTGCCCA CGCTTAGTGTTTGATCTACCAGTCTTCCATCCACTAGTAGATCCTGTCTCAGGAGAGTTAGATGTGAAAAGAGCATTTGCAAAATGGAG GCGAAACCATAACCACATTTGGCAAGTACTAATGTATGCTCGCAGAGTCTTCTACAAGATTGATACAACCATTCCTTTGAATCCAGAAGCTGCAGTGCT ATATGAAAAAGATATTCAACTGTTCAAAAGTAAGGTGATAGACAGTATCAAACTATGCAGCAATCATTTATTTGATCAGCCTAAAATAGAAGATCCCTATGCAATTAG CTTTTCTCCATGGAATCCAACTATACATGATGAAGCTAGAGAGAAGATGTTGACTCAGAAG AAGAAGCCAGAAGATCAGCACTGCAAAAGCATGCAGGTGTCTGGCCTGTCTTGGGTAAAGCCTGGTTCGGTGCAGCCTTTCAGTAAAGAAGAGAAGACCATGCCTACCTAA
- the AKTIP gene encoding AKT-interacting protein isoform X2, translating to MNPFWSMSTSSSRKRPEIEEKTLPGELKISPPRASIKKQLPSIPKNAVPMTKPASPAPSSQSTNGTHASYGPFYLEYSLLAEFTLVVKQKLPGVYVQPSYRSALMWFGVIFIRHGLYQDGVFKFTVYIPDNYPDGDCPRLVFDLPVFHPLVDPVSGELDVKRAFAKWRRNHNHIWQVLMYARRVFYKIDTTIPLNPEAAVLYEKDIQLFKSKVIDSIKLCSNHLFDQPKIEDPYAISFSPWNPTIHDEAREKMLTQKKPEDQHCKSMQVSGLSWVKPGSVQPFSKEEKTMPT from the exons ATGAACCCTTTCTGGAGCATGTCTACAAGTTCCTCACGCAAG AGACCTGAAATTGAAGAAAAGACTCTGCCTGGAGAGTTGAAAATCAGTCCTCCACGTGCCTCTATAAAGAAACAGCTGCCTTCTATTCCAAAAAATGCTGTGCCGATGACCAAACCTGCTTCTCCTGCCCCTTCATCCCAGTCTACAAATGGAACACATGCCTCTTATGGGCCTTTCTACTTGGAATACTCTCTCCTTGCAGAATT CACTTTGGTTGTAAAGCAGAAGCTTCCAGGAGTCTACGTGCAGCCATCTTACAGATCAGCATTAA TGTGGTTTGGAGTAATATTCATAAGACATGGCCTCTACCAGGATGGTGTGTTCAAATTTACAGTCTACATCCCTGATAATTACCCGGATGGCGACTGCCCA CGCTTAGTGTTTGATCTACCAGTCTTCCATCCACTAGTAGATCCTGTCTCAGGAGAGTTAGATGTGAAAAGAGCATTTGCAAAATGGAG GCGAAACCATAACCACATTTGGCAAGTACTAATGTATGCTCGCAGAGTCTTCTACAAGATTGATACAACCATTCCTTTGAATCCAGAAGCTGCAGTGCT ATATGAAAAAGATATTCAACTGTTCAAAAGTAAGGTGATAGACAGTATCAAACTATGCAGCAATCATTTATTTGATCAGCCTAAAATAGAAGATCCCTATGCAATTAG CTTTTCTCCATGGAATCCAACTATACATGATGAAGCTAGAGAGAAGATGTTGACTCAGAAG AAGCCAGAAGATCAGCACTGCAAAAGCATGCAGGTGTCTGGCCTGTCTTGGGTAAAGCCTGGTTCGGTGCAGCCTTTCAGTAAAGAAGAGAAGACCATGCCTACCTAA